The genome window CTCGACACCGGCTACTCCACAGCATCCGACTGGTTCTTCCAGATGGTGTTCTGCGCGACCACCGCCTCCATCGTCTCCGGCACGCTCGCCGAGCGGATCAAGCTGTGGCCGTTCCTCGTCTTCACGATCGTTCTGACCGGCTTCATCTATCCGATCGGCGGTTCGTGGGAGTGGGGCGCAGGCTGGCTCGACGGCATGGGCTTCTCCGACTTCGCCGGCTCCACGCTGGTGCACTCGGTCGGCGGCTGGGCCGCTCTTGCCGGCGCCCTGGTTCTTGGTGCACGCACCGGCAAATACGGTGCGGACGGTCAGGTCCACCCGATGCCCGGCTCCTCCATGCCGCTCGCAACGCTTGGCACGTTCATCCTGTGGCTCGGCTGGTTCGGCTTCAACGGCGCCTCGCAGCTTGCCATGGGCACCATCGGTGACGTTTCCGACGTGTCTCGCATCTTCGTCAATACCAACATGGCCGCCGCTGCCGGCGTTGTCGTCGCGGTGATCCTGACGCAGATCATGTACAAGAAGGTCGACGTCACGATGGCGCTCAACGGCGCGCTCGCCGGTCTCGTTTCCATCACGGCAGAGCCGCTGGCGCCCAGCATCTTCCAGTCGATCATCATCGGCGGGATCGGCGGCGTGATCGTTGTCTTCGCCGTGCCGATGCTCGACAAGCTGAAGATCGACGACGTCGTCGGCGCCATTCCGGTTCACCTGATTGCCGGCATCTGGGGCACCATGATCGTGCCGCTGTCCAACTCCGACGCGAGCTACTACGTGCAGGGCGTCGGCGTGGTCGCCTTCGGTGTCTTCACATTCGGCGTGAGCCTTGTCGTGTGGCTCATCCTGAAGTCCACCATCGGGCTGCGCGTGACCGCCGAAGAAGAAGCTCTCGGCCTCGACAAGACGGAAGTCGGCGTCGAAGCCTACCCGGAGTTCGGCCAGGGCAGCGGACGGGTCTGATCCGGCCAACCATCTCCCGTGACGACCGGCTTGGCGCCGGTCGCACCTTGAAACCCGGGGCCCCAGGCTCCGGGTTTTTTTATGGCCGCACAGCCTCCGGACGCCTCTTGCAGCCGCAACGGGAAGGCAGCATCATCACGCCACACAAGGGGCGGGTCCGAATCGCCCCTGTCGACAGGTTCATGCGTTCGTCCCGGCGACGAGATCGCCGCTCCACCGCTGCCCCGAAAGGACCCGGCCATGCCGTTCATCGTGTCGATACCGCTGACCCTGGCACCGCTGCTGGTCTACAACCTGCTGGCCTTCTCGCTTTTCGGCAACGCCGGCGGCGATCCGTGGCTCGGTCCCGTGCTGACGGTCGAACTGGTCTCGGGCGCCCGCTTCACGCTCGTCACCGGCGATCTGATGATCGTTTCCGGTCTTGTCCTGCTTTTCATCGAACTCCTGAAGGCGACCCGAACGGGCGTCGTCGCATTGACCGACCACATCCTGTCGACGCTGGTCTTCGTCGCCTATCTGGTCGAATTCCTCACGGTGCGCGAGGCTGCGACCTCCGTGTTCTTCATTCTCATCTGCATCTCGTTTGTGGACGTCATCGCCGGCTTCAGCATCACCATCACGGGGGCCAGACGCGATTTCGGCGTCTCCCGCGGAGACGACTTCCACTGAAGCATCCCGCAGATTAACAAATGCGTTGCAACGGAAATGGCAGAAATCCGGGGAAAACCGGAGAGATTCGCTCGCGCATCGCGAAATAGTTAACAAGAGGTTATCGCCTGGCACGGCATTTGCGCTAAATTACCCGGTAACAACGCCAATGTTTCAAATTGGCACGCCCGGGAGGCGACAATGCGGATCGAACCGACACCCCGTGTCACAACGGGATCGACGACACGACGCGCAGCGGCGCAGCGCAGCAACGCGACAGCGGAGACGCGCGCTGCCGACAGCGCAAGCCACCTCGTCGCGATAGAGCCCGTCGTGGATACGCGGAAGGCCGGCTACGCCAGGCTTCACCGCACCAACGCGGCCTTTCTCGCACAGTTGATCGCCACACGGGACAACATGCCGCAAACCCGCGCGCGCCGCCGTGCCGAGCCGGATGAGGCGATCGCCGCTTATCGCGCAACCGAACGCCAGCCACGCTACATGGACGCCGGACGGGTGCTTTCCATCAGCCGCTGAGACCCGTCGACAGAGCGTAAGCGCTCAGCGCACATGAAAAAGGCGGCAGCCCCCGCCGCCTTTCTTACATTTGCTTGTCGCCGGTTGGCGCCTCAATACCCGGCGGCCATTCCGTCCTTGCGCGGGTCTGAGCCGCCGACCAGCGTGCCGTTCTCGCGATCGATGAGGATTGCCTGCGCTCCGCCGATCGGTTCCGGCGCTTCCACGACCTGGTGACCAAGCCCTCGCAAAACGGAGAGCGTTTCCTCCGGCACGCTGCGTTCCGCCTGCAGCACATGCGTCTTCTCGTCGAAGAACATGCGCGGAGCGTCAATCGCCTCCTGCGGATCCATGTCGAAATCAATCATGTTGGTCAGCACATGCGCATGACCACAGGGCTGATAGCCCCCGCCCATCACGCCGAACGAGAGATGCGGCTTTCCATCCTTGAACGCCATCGCCGGAATGATCGTGTGCAACGGCCGCTTGCCGCCGTCGATGCAGTTCGGGTGGCCCGGTTCCAGCCGGAAGCAGGCCCCGCGATTTTGCAGGAGCACGCCGCTCTTCGGTGCGCATATGCCGGAGCCGAAGTCCTTGTAGACCGAATTGATCAGCGAGACGGCCATGCCGGCGTCATCGACGACGGACAGATAAACGGTGTCCGACGACGGGCCGAGCAACGCCGGCGGAATGTCCGGAATGCGCGAGGACGGCGTAATCCGCGCCGCCAGCTTGTCGAGATACACCGGGGTGAGAAAGGCATCGGGGCCGTATTGCATGTGATCCGGATCGGCGAGAAAGAGGTCGCGCACGGAATAGGCAAGCCGGCCGGCCTCCATCTCCAGGTGGAACCGCTCGGGTCCGGACGGATCGAGGACCGCGAGGTCGAAGCGCTCCAGAATGCCCAGCATGACAAGCGCGATGAAACCCTGGCCGTTGGGCGGCAACTCGGCAACGTCGATGCCGCGGTAGTTGCGCACGACCGGCGTCATGTCGAGCGTCTCCATGCCGGCCATGTCGGCCATCGTCATCAGCCCGCCCTTGGCGGCCAGCGTGTCGACGATGTCCTGCGCCACCTCGCCTTCGTAGAAAGCCTTCGCGCCAGTGTCGGCAATCGCCTGCAGCGTGCGTGCCAGTGCCCGGTGACGCATCACCTGCCCCACCTTGGGCACCGCGCCGTCGATCAGATACTCGTCGGCCGCACCGGCATCGGCCGAGAGCTTTTCAAGATTGCGGGCCCAGTCATGCGCCACGCGCGGCGTGACGGGATAGCCATCGCGCGCGCAGCCGATCGCCCGCTTCAGCACATCGCCAAGGCTGCGGGTTCCGTGACGCGCCAGCAGCGTTTCCCATGTGCGCACCGCACCGGGCACCGTCACCGCATGCGGGCCATTGAAATCGATCTGCGTGATGCCCAATTCGGCCAACTTTTGCGGTGTCGCGGCCGCCGGCGCCGGGCCGGAGCCGTTCACCCCGTGCACGCCGCCGTCCGGGCCGGCGACAATCGCGAAGCAATCCCCGCCGATTCCGGTCATTTGCGGTTCGACCACAGCCTGTACCGCCGCGGCGGCAACGGCCGCATCGACGGCATTGCCGCCCGCCTGAAGCACCTCGATGGCAGCCGATGTCGACAGCGGGTGCGATGTGGCCACCATCGCGGTCGTCGCATAAGTCGCGGAGCGTCCGGGATATTGGAAGTCGCGCATGGAAAGTATCCTCTTGTTTCCTGGGCCCCGGGTGCGCCTGCCATGCGGCGCAGTCAGTCACGCCAGCGAAAACCGGCGCCGGATGACACCTCGGGCCGCCCACTCTATTGTTTCTCTCGCGGAGCGGGTCCTTGTCGTTTTTCTCCATTGGAACACAACACGGACCCTGATAGCCGTTCTCGGGACCCTACACCCATGTCATTGCGGAGATTTTTGCAAATGAGCAAACTCACTCTTTCCGTATCAGAGAAAATTATCAAGGCGGCTTTTGCCAAGGGCGCCGACTTGAGCCTGAAGCCCCTGACCGTTGCCGTGCTCGATGCCGGCGGTCATTTGCTCGCGCTGATGCGTCAGGACGGTTCGTCGATCATGCGTCCGCAGATTGCAACGGGCAAAGCCTATGGCGCCATCGCCGTGGGGGCGGGATCGCGCTGGCTGGATGCCAACGCCCAGACCCGTCCGCATTTCGTGCAGGCCCTCAACGGCGCGGCCGGCGGCGGCATCGTCCCCGTACCGGGCGGCGTGCTCATTCGTGACGGGGAAGGCGGCGAGATCCTCGGGGCCGTCGGCATCACCGGCGACACCTCGGACAATGACGAAGCCTGCGCAATTGCCGGCATCCAGGCAGCCGGCCTTCAGGCGGACGGCGGCTGAAGGCGCTCGGCAGGCCGCCCATGTGGCAGCCTGCCGTTACTCCTTGTCGCCGCCGGCCAGGGCGTCGATCTTCTTCTGCATGGCGTCGAGCTGCTTCTTCAGCGCGTCGAAATCCTCGACGTTGCGGGTGGATGGCACCGCCCCGGGCTGACCTGCTTCCCCGCCCTGCAGGGACGGAGCTTCCCCGTCCCTTTCCTGGCCGAAGGGAAGAAACATCTTCATCGCGCGGTCGAAGACTTCCGCGTTGCGCTTGACCTGATCCTCGATCGCGTCGAAGGCGGTTGCGCCGAACGCGCTGGACATCTGCTCGCGCAGCCGATCCTGCTCCTTGGTCAGCGACGTCATCGAAAAGTCGAGATAGCTCGGCACCACGTTCTGCATGCTGTCGCCATAAAAGCGGATCAGCTGTCGCAGGAAGGTGATCGGCAGCAGGTTCTGCCCCTTGTTTTCCTGTTCGAAAATGATCTGCGTGAGAACGGAACGGGTAATCTCATCGCCGGATTTCGCATCGAAAACGACAAAATCCTCTTCGTCCTTCACCATCACCGCAAGGTCTTCGAGCGTGACATAGGTGCTCGTGCCCGTATTGTAGAGACGACGGTTCGCGTATTTCTTGATGATCGTCGGGTCGCTCGTTTTTGCCATATCGTGTATCGGATCCCGGCTTCGGGCGTCGCTTTCCCTGAGATGATCCGATCAGGCTCGACCAGATCGCCCGGAAAGGTTCGACGCGGCATTCCTCCCGGCCCCACGCAACCGGACCGGCTGCGTGCGCCACTCTTTTCGTTTCCATCACGATAAGCCAATCCCCCCCACCGGTACCACCGTTTTGTCGGGTCGATTGCAAAACACCGGATTGCCCTGCAAACCGCGACGAAAGCACAAGCCGTATCGCCGCCAAATCGACCGCGCATACGCGGAGTGCCGGTTGACTATGGCAGGTTGACCGTCTCTAGTTTGGTGAACACGCGCGCACATAATCAATGAGGGGGCCAGCGCGCGCCCCGGGAGGTCCGGAGTTTCGGAGATTTCATATGAGCGCACCCACCGACGTCGTCATTGTCAGCGCAACGCGCACCCCCGTTGGCTCGTTCAACGGAGCTTTCGCCAACACCCGTGCCCATGAGCTTGGCGCCACCGCGATCAAGTCCGCCCTCGAGCGCGCATCCGTGCCCGCCGCGGATGTGGACGAGGTCGTATTCGGCCAGGTCCTGACGGCAGGAGAAGGGCAGAACCCGGCGCGTCAGGCCGCCATTCATGCCGGCATTCCCGAGAGCGCAACCGCATGGGTTCTCAACCAGGTCTGCGGCTCTGGCCTGCGCACCGTCGCCATCGGCATGCAGCAGATCATGGCCGGGGACGCCTCGATCATCGTTGCGGGCGGCCAGGAAAACATGTCGCTCTCGCCGC of Stappia sp. ES.058 contains these proteins:
- a CDS encoding heme-binding protein; amino-acid sequence: MSKLTLSVSEKIIKAAFAKGADLSLKPLTVAVLDAGGHLLALMRQDGSSIMRPQIATGKAYGAIAVGAGSRWLDANAQTRPHFVQALNGAAGGGIVPVPGGVLIRDGEGGEILGAVGITGDTSDNDEACAIAGIQAAGLQADGG
- the phaR gene encoding polyhydroxyalkanoate synthesis repressor PhaR yields the protein MAKTSDPTIIKKYANRRLYNTGTSTYVTLEDLAVMVKDEEDFVVFDAKSGDEITRSVLTQIIFEQENKGQNLLPITFLRQLIRFYGDSMQNVVPSYLDFSMTSLTKEQDRLREQMSSAFGATAFDAIEDQVKRNAEVFDRAMKMFLPFGQERDGEAPSLQGGEAGQPGAVPSTRNVEDFDALKKQLDAMQKKIDALAGGDKE
- a CDS encoding ammonium transporter; amino-acid sequence: MNNRIKSAGLAAAALLAASGPALAQDTPQFSLSTETAYIFNTLLFLIGGFLVMWMAAGFAMLEAGMVRSKNVSMQCLKNITLYSIAGLMFWITGYNLMYTGVDGGFMGSLGPYSIDPVGGNALDTGYSTASDWFFQMVFCATTASIVSGTLAERIKLWPFLVFTIVLTGFIYPIGGSWEWGAGWLDGMGFSDFAGSTLVHSVGGWAALAGALVLGARTGKYGADGQVHPMPGSSMPLATLGTFILWLGWFGFNGASQLAMGTIGDVSDVSRIFVNTNMAAAAGVVVAVILTQIMYKKVDVTMALNGALAGLVSITAEPLAPSIFQSIIIGGIGGVIVVFAVPMLDKLKIDDVVGAIPVHLIAGIWGTMIVPLSNSDASYYVQGVGVVAFGVFTFGVSLVVWLILKSTIGLRVTAEEEALGLDKTEVGVEAYPEFGQGSGRV
- the ggt gene encoding gamma-glutamyltransferase, encoding MRDFQYPGRSATYATTAMVATSHPLSTSAAIEVLQAGGNAVDAAVAAAAVQAVVEPQMTGIGGDCFAIVAGPDGGVHGVNGSGPAPAAATPQKLAELGITQIDFNGPHAVTVPGAVRTWETLLARHGTRSLGDVLKRAIGCARDGYPVTPRVAHDWARNLEKLSADAGAADEYLIDGAVPKVGQVMRHRALARTLQAIADTGAKAFYEGEVAQDIVDTLAAKGGLMTMADMAGMETLDMTPVVRNYRGIDVAELPPNGQGFIALVMLGILERFDLAVLDPSGPERFHLEMEAGRLAYSVRDLFLADPDHMQYGPDAFLTPVYLDKLAARITPSSRIPDIPPALLGPSSDTVYLSVVDDAGMAVSLINSVYKDFGSGICAPKSGVLLQNRGACFRLEPGHPNCIDGGKRPLHTIIPAMAFKDGKPHLSFGVMGGGYQPCGHAHVLTNMIDFDMDPQEAIDAPRMFFDEKTHVLQAERSVPEETLSVLRGLGHQVVEAPEPIGGAQAILIDRENGTLVGGSDPRKDGMAAGY